GATTTGGCTGCACCATTGTTCTTCGTTGCCACATCGGATTTGGCTGTTGCGCCGTTCTTGTCCCCTGCTTGGGGACGGGCAGCCACGCCGGTTGCGGAGGAAGCGGATGCCGGACTGGACGGATTGGCGTTTGTGTTGTCAGTGTCCCCGGCCAGGCTGCTTTCGCCAGTCGTTTGGCCGGCGCCGGGGCTCGCAAGGCTGACAGCATCTGTGCCGCCAGTTGCTCCGCCCTGTCCGTTTGCCTCTGCACCCACCTTTTCGGCCGGGAGAGGAGCCTTGGCGTTCCCGGCCTGCTCCGTCTGCTGGATGGGCTGGGTGGAAGCCGTACCCGCGGGAGCATACCCCTTCTCCTCCACCGTGACTTTCGCGGGCGCGGACTGCGCCGCCTTGTACAATTCGAAGCCGATCAAGACAAAGAAAAGCGTGCCGAACAGCGCCAGCCCTGCCTTGAGCAATGTCATATAGGGAAACGGACCTGTCCTCGTCCTGCCGTCTCGGCTTGGCTGCTGGTGTTTGAGACGGCGCGGCGGGAAACCCTGCTGTCCGGCTGCGCCCGCACGCTCTGGGAGGGTGACGGGAGGATGCTCTTCCCCGCTTGTCCCGGGCAGCGACCCATCGCTCTGGGCGCGAGCAAAGCCGGATTCCGGCCATTCGCGATCTGCGAAACCGGCGCTGCTCTCCGGCGGTTCTCCGCTTTCAAGCAGCTTTAAGCTCTCAAGCAGTTCCATGCTTCCCGGCAATTCGATTCTCTCTGGGAATTCGTTGTTTTTTGAAGGCTGTTTGTCTTCATGCCTTGTCACTTCCGGCTCCTCCTCTCACGCGTACAACCACACTGAATATAGAAGGCAAGCAAAAGATCAATCAAGATATGGGCAAGAATCGGCGGGAGCAGCAGACCATTTGCTTCAAACAGACAGCCCAACAGCCAGCTCGTAAGAAAAACACTGCCGATTAACAGCGGCTTTCTCAAATAGCGGACATGGACCAACGTAAACAAAAGGCTGGTCCACAGGTTCCCGGCAAACGGCTGAATGACGCCGCGAAACAGCCATTCCTCCCCCAGGCCGATTATGATGCAAAGCAGCGCTGTTTGCCAAGGAGAGAGCCCGGAAAAGATCCGTTCGTTTATATCTCCGTCATCCTGCCATTTTGGCGGCAAATAACGGTCCATCGCGATGCTGGTGAGGACGACGAGCAGAGCGACCCCTCCCGACCAGAGTAATGCCCTTGCTGGCGGGAGATGGAAGAGGGCGAGCGATTTTTCCCAACCGTGAAAGATCAGGCTCCCCGCTGCTGCCAGTCCCAGTACGATCAGCTGCGTCAGCCACAGATGAAAGCGCAGTGTCGCGTCGTCAATCATAGGATGCTGCTCTTTCAACAGACACTGCCTCCCTTTTTATTCGGCAAAAGGTTTTCCAATGCCTTCCGCAAATTCCATTCTGTTTTGTTCGTCTGCCCGCTTGCCGGGGTCCCAACTCGTTTGAAAGCCGATGGATCAAGTCCGCAGTATGTACAGCATGCGTGTGAAAACGAGCGGTCGGTCTCGCCAAAATAACGGTTCAACCGCTCCCGAAAGCAGCCAGCGCCCTCCAACCAGGAGAGCATATCGATCAGTTTTTTTCTCTTTTGCCGTTTGGGCGTCTCCATCGCCCGCATCATGGCCGCCGCTGTCTCCTGTCTGGCTGAGCGGGACGCCTCCGCGAAGGCGTAGCGAATGTGATCGCGGCCTGTGGACACATCGCTGACGCAACCCGCCTGCTCCGCATAAAAAAACAACAAGCCGGCCATCTCTTCCGGTATGTCGGCGAGAAGCAGCTCCTGCAGCGAGATCAGCCCCTGGCTTGACAGGAGCTGCAGAAAACGGTGCAGCTGCTCCTCTGTGGGATATTCTTTTCCCTGCAAATGGGCGTGAATCAGCCTGTCTTCCGGGGCATAGTACAAGCCGGCATAGCCAGCCTGCCCATCGCGTCCCACCCTGCCGATCTCCTGGGCGTATGCTTCCAGGCTGGGGGGAAAGTGATAGTGAAGCACGTAGCGGATATCCGGCTTGTCGATGCCCATGCCAAAGGCATTGGTAGCCACGATCACATCCAGCTCGTCACGCAAAAACTGGGTCTGGACGACCATGCGATCCATGCCGCTCATTCCGCCGTGGTAACCGTGCACTCGTTTTTTTCCGGCAATCTGGCATTCGGCAGCCAAAGCCTCGACCGCCTGCCTCGTGCCGCAATAGACGATGCCCGGCCCCTCCAGCTCCTCGATTGCCTTGGCGACCAGACGTCGGCGCTCCTCCTCTGACTTCACCGGGATGATGTCCATCGCAATATTGCCTCGGTTCAGCGGCTGTGCCACCACATCGCCTGGCTCAATCTGCAGCAGTCTGCATATCTCCTCCCTCACGCCGGGCGCAGCAGTAGCCGTCACCGCGAGCACGGGAGGGGTACCCAACTGTTTGATCACTTCGGGCAAGCGGAGGTAATCTGTGCGAAAGTCATGACCCCATTGGGAGATGCAATGCGCCTCGTCGACAGCCACCATGGACACTCCCGCGCGGCGCAGCGCCATTTGCAGAGCCGGACTTTGCAATTTTTCCGGCGACACGTACACCATTTTACAGACGCCGCTGGCGATCTCGGCCAACAGCTCACGCGCTTCCGCCGGTTCCAGCATGCTGTTGACATAGGCGGCAGGAATGCGCCGCTTGCCGCGTAGCTGCTGGACCTGATCGACCATCAGCGAGATCAGCGGCGAGACGACGACGGCCGTCCCTGGCAGGCAGAGTGCCGGCAGCTGATAGGTGATCGACTTCCCTCCGCCGGTGGCCAGCAGCCCCAGCACATTCTTGCGCTGCCAGATCCTCTCCATGATTTCCAGCTGTCCGGGTCGGAAAGCTGTATAGCCGAAATAAAGCCGCAATTGATCATGCAGCCATGTCCGCCATCTCTCATTCATTCGCTTCCCCTCCCCCTCGCCAGCGCCAGGCGGATCTGCAGGTAGGAAACGCCCGGTCCCAGCTGATCTTTCACTCTTCTCAGCCTGCTTGTCCCCAATTTTTCGCTAATGGCCGCAATCTGTTCGGCCAATTCAGCCGGCAGGTAGGCGGAACTGTCCCATTCCGGACAACGCAGGGCGATTTCCACCAGATGGTCTTCCACTGTACTCGGTTTGATCCCGCGCTTTTGGGCTATTTCTTCGATGGTGCAGCCGCGTTTGGTCATCGCATACGTAAGCGATGCGCTCTCCGTCAGGCGGGGATCCCGCTCTCCTTCCCTGGCGAGCAAAGAGGCAAGGAGCGGAAATTGCTGCGCGTGCTCCTGCAAATAGGTGATCATCCGGGCGAGGCCAGACCGCAGCTGCAGCAGTATGTAGGAGGGCGCTTCCTGTTTTTCCATGCCGAGCTGGGTCAGCGTCACGCCCGATTGGGACAACCCTGTGAAGAGGCGAACTATGATCTCTTGAACCGGCTCGGGCAGCATTCGCATGCATGCATACAGCTCGTCCGCCAGCCCGTCAAGCCAGCGCTTCCGGTCCTGCCCGCCAGACAGCTGCATTCTGACCCAGCGCTGGATCCGTTTGTCCTGGACGATCGGCTGAAAGGACACGTCATTTTCTAACAAATGGGAGCACGTCTGCACCAGCAGATGGAGGCGCAGCCAAAACGTGTCCAGCTGTTCGGGGATGTCCGCTCTGTCAAATGGAGCAAACCAAAAGGATAGCCGGTATTTCTCCTCGGCTTCCCGGGACAGTTGCTGCGCTTTTTCCGTCAGCTGAAAGGACGGCTTTTTCCTGTTTTCGGTTGCAGGGATGGCGATGATCAGGCCATTCTCCTGCATTCGCCGAACAATTTTCTCCCATTCCTCTTTCAAAAGGCGGGGAAACATCCGATAATACGGATAAAGGCTGTATAAATGAACGTCCTGCAAGGTCTGGTTGGCTTTTCGTCCGCGAAGGATATAGTACAAGGACTGGATCGTCCTCTCCCCTGCCAGGGGTTTCATCCCG
This sequence is a window from Brevibacillus composti. Protein-coding genes within it:
- a CDS encoding RecQ family ATP-dependent DNA helicase translates to MNERWRTWLHDQLRLYFGYTAFRPGQLEIMERIWQRKNVLGLLATGGGKSITYQLPALCLPGTAVVVSPLISLMVDQVQQLRGKRRIPAAYVNSMLEPAEARELLAEIASGVCKMVYVSPEKLQSPALQMALRRAGVSMVAVDEAHCISQWGHDFRTDYLRLPEVIKQLGTPPVLAVTATAAPGVREEICRLLQIEPGDVVAQPLNRGNIAMDIIPVKSEEERRRLVAKAIEELEGPGIVYCGTRQAVEALAAECQIAGKKRVHGYHGGMSGMDRMVVQTQFLRDELDVIVATNAFGMGIDKPDIRYVLHYHFPPSLEAYAQEIGRVGRDGQAGYAGLYYAPEDRLIHAHLQGKEYPTEEQLHRFLQLLSSQGLISLQELLLADIPEEMAGLLFFYAEQAGCVSDVSTGRDHIRYAFAEASRSARQETAAAMMRAMETPKRQKRKKLIDMLSWLEGAGCFRERLNRYFGETDRSFSHACCTYCGLDPSAFKRVGTPASGQTNKTEWNLRKALENLLPNKKGGSVC
- a CDS encoding helix-turn-helix domain-containing protein, producing the protein MSSPTLSEQEWTFLCSLLLGGMKPLAGERTIQSLYYILRGRKANQTLQDVHLYSLYPYYRMFPRLLKEEWEKIVRRMQENGLIIAIPATENRKKPSFQLTEKAQQLSREAEEKYRLSFWFAPFDRADIPEQLDTFWLRLHLLVQTCSHLLENDVSFQPIVQDKRIQRWVRMQLSGGQDRKRWLDGLADELYACMRMLPEPVQEIIVRLFTGLSQSGVTLTQLGMEKQEAPSYILLQLRSGLARMITYLQEHAQQFPLLASLLAREGERDPRLTESASLTYAMTKRGCTIEEIAQKRGIKPSTVEDHLVEIALRCPEWDSSAYLPAELAEQIAAISEKLGTSRLRRVKDQLGPGVSYLQIRLALARGRGSE
- a CDS encoding CPBP family intramembrane glutamic endopeptidase; the encoded protein is MKEQHPMIDDATLRFHLWLTQLIVLGLAAAGSLIFHGWEKSLALFHLPPARALLWSGGVALLVVLTSIAMDRYLPPKWQDDGDINERIFSGLSPWQTALLCIIIGLGEEWLFRGVIQPFAGNLWTSLLFTLVHVRYLRKPLLIGSVFLTSWLLGCLFEANGLLLPPILAHILIDLLLAFYIQCGCTRERRSRK
- a CDS encoding LysM peptidoglycan-binding domain-containing protein, with the protein product MTRHEDKQPSKNNEFPERIELPGSMELLESLKLLESGEPPESSAGFADREWPESGFARAQSDGSLPGTSGEEHPPVTLPERAGAAGQQGFPPRRLKHQQPSRDGRTRTGPFPYMTLLKAGLALFGTLFFVLIGFELYKAAQSAPAKVTVEEKGYAPAGTASTQPIQQTEQAGNAKAPLPAEKVGAEANGQGGATGGTDAVSLASPGAGQTTGESSLAGDTDNTNANPSSPASASSATGVAARPQAGDKNGATAKSDVATKNNGAAKSEASAKNGGAPKPQTAAEQSVSPAEPGVRQHKVKKGETLFQLSRLYYGHNSGVKKIASYNGISADAQLVEGQIVKIPPQS